The sequence GCGCGCCGTCACGCGAGCGCCGAGCGCGTAGAGCTCGACGCCATCGGCGGCGGCCTGGCGCAGTGCTTCGCCGTAGGCCGGATCGATGTCATCGGCGGGGGCGACCGTGTCGCAGTCGGCGCGCTGCACCAGGAACACCAGCGCCGCCCGTGCGCCGTTGGCGTGGAGCTTGCCCAACACTTCGAGGTGTCTCTTGCCTCGCTCGGTCACGCTGTCGGGGAAGCGGCCGACCGAACCCTCTGCGAGGGTCACGCTCTTCACTTCGACGTAGGCGGGGCGCGGGTCGCTCGGGTGGTCGCCGAGCCCGAAGTCGAGTCGGCTGCGGGTACCGTCGTGGACCCCGGCGGGCGGCGTCACCTCGCGCGCGATCTCCCGGTAGCCCGACAGCTCCTGCGGGAGCCCGCCCCGCAGTGCGGCCTCCACCACCGGGTTCGCGAGACCAGGGTGGAGCCCCACCCAGACGCGGCCCACTCGCATCATCTCGAGGGTGTGGCGCAGCTTGCGGCGCGGATCGTCGTGCACCGAGCAACGCACCGCCGCGCCCGGACGGTGGAAGCCCTTCATCGAGCCCGGGTTCGGGCAGTGGACCGTGAGCGTCTCGCCGTCCTCGGTCTCGACGTCGGCGAAGAAGCGCTTGTAGCGAC comes from Myxococcota bacterium and encodes:
- the sfsA gene encoding DNA/RNA nuclease SfsA yields the protein MDRLARRPEPAPARKLSLAVDAPLRARFLRRYKRFFADVETEDGETLTVHCPNPGSMKGFHRPGAAVRCSVHDDPRRKLRHTLEMMRVGRVWVGLHPGLANPVVEAALRGGLPQELSGYREIAREVTPPAGVHDGTRSRLDFGLGDHPSDPRPAYVEVKSVTLAEGSVGRFPDSVTERGKRHLEVLGKLHANGARAALVFLVQRADCDTVAPADDIDPAYGEALRQAAADGVELYALGARVTARGIAVERTLPVVL